One stretch of Aquimarina sp. Aq107 DNA includes these proteins:
- a CDS encoding NupC/NupG family nucleoside CNT transporter → MKKGLLFLLLSLFAITILSAQSIEKKWILENVEGTSDNVFKPGDNDYLNLEEGLFSYKLNNQLENLKGDYFAQNNVLLFFPDNAEDSIIKYKIQSTTDSTLVLSKKDITYSFISNKKIVEVAPVPKNSELIPNQGFSFSSFWRGVLGMIVLLAIAFLFSSNRKAINWKTVGLGVGFQLIIAIGVLRVPFVQTIFEWVGSLFVSVLDFTRAGSKFLFEGLVVDMDTFGFIFAFQVLPTIIFFSALTSLLFYLGVIQKVVKGLAWLLTKALKISGAESLSVAGNIFLGQTEAPLLIKAYLEKMNKSEMLLVMIGGMATVAGAVLAAYIGFLGGDDPILRLQFAKHLLAASVMAAPGAIIISKILFPQTEEINTDVYVSSEKIGSNILDAIANGTTEGLKLAVNVGAMLLVFVAFIAMLNGMLGWVGDVTSINTWIASNTAYQSLSLELILGYIFAPLMWLIGVAKEDIALMGQLLGIKLAASEFVGYIQLADLKNVANVTHLTYNKSVIMATYMLCGFANFASIGIQIGGIGSLAPGQRKTLSEFGMKALIGGTIASLLSATIAGMIIG, encoded by the coding sequence ATGAAAAAAGGACTACTATTTCTCCTACTATCATTATTTGCTATTACCATTTTATCAGCACAGTCTATAGAAAAAAAATGGATCCTTGAAAATGTTGAAGGAACCTCTGATAATGTATTTAAACCTGGAGACAACGATTATTTAAATTTAGAAGAAGGTTTGTTTTCTTATAAGTTAAATAATCAATTAGAAAATCTTAAAGGTGATTACTTCGCTCAAAATAATGTGTTATTATTTTTTCCTGATAACGCAGAAGATTCTATCATAAAATATAAAATCCAAAGTACTACGGATTCCACCTTAGTTTTATCTAAAAAAGATATAACATATTCTTTTATTTCTAATAAGAAAATAGTTGAAGTTGCTCCTGTACCAAAAAATAGTGAACTAATTCCTAATCAAGGTTTTTCTTTTTCGAGTTTCTGGAGAGGAGTTTTAGGAATGATTGTCTTACTAGCTATTGCATTTCTATTTAGTAGTAATAGAAAAGCAATTAATTGGAAAACAGTTGGCCTAGGTGTAGGGTTTCAATTAATAATTGCTATTGGGGTTTTAAGAGTTCCATTTGTTCAAACGATTTTTGAATGGGTAGGAAGTCTGTTTGTAAGTGTATTAGACTTTACTAGAGCAGGAAGTAAATTTCTGTTTGAAGGTTTGGTGGTAGATATGGATACTTTTGGTTTTATATTTGCTTTTCAAGTATTGCCTACTATAATATTCTTTTCGGCTTTAACTTCATTACTATTTTATTTAGGTGTTATTCAAAAGGTAGTAAAGGGTCTGGCTTGGTTATTAACTAAAGCGTTAAAAATATCTGGAGCAGAAAGTTTAAGTGTTGCAGGTAACATCTTTTTAGGTCAAACAGAGGCGCCTTTATTGATTAAAGCATACTTAGAAAAAATGAATAAGTCCGAAATGCTATTGGTTATGATTGGTGGTATGGCAACTGTTGCAGGTGCTGTATTAGCAGCATATATAGGGTTTTTGGGAGGAGACGATCCGATTTTGAGATTGCAATTTGCAAAACACCTGTTGGCTGCATCGGTAATGGCTGCACCAGGAGCGATTATTATTTCTAAGATATTATTTCCACAAACAGAAGAAATTAATACCGATGTATATGTTTCTTCGGAAAAAATAGGATCTAATATTTTAGATGCTATTGCAAACGGAACAACTGAAGGTTTGAAATTGGCGGTAAATGTTGGAGCTATGTTATTAGTATTTGTGGCTTTTATTGCAATGCTTAATGGTATGTTAGGTTGGGTTGGAGATGTAACATCTATAAATACCTGGATAGCCTCAAACACAGCTTACCAAAGTTTATCTCTTGAACTTATTTTGGGCTATATTTTTGCGCCATTAATGTGGCTAATCGGAGTTGCGAAAGAAGACATCGCTTTAATGGGGCAACTTCTCGGTATTAAATTAGCTGCTAGTGAGTTTGTTGGATATATCCAATTAGCAGATTTAAAAAATGTAGCAAACGTAACACATTTAACTTATAATAAATCAGTAATCATGGCTACATATATGTTATGTGGTTTTGCAAATTTTGCATCAATTGGGATACAGATAGGTGGGATTGGTTCTCTTGCACCTGGACAACGAAAAACATTATCAGAATTTGGAATGAAAGCTTTAATAGGTGGTACGATCGCTTCACTTTTATCAGCCACTATCGCCGGAATGATTATCGGATAA
- a CDS encoding bifunctional nuclease family protein: protein MSLVRLNIKGISYSQTQNGAYALILSEVDGERKLPIVIGAFEAQSIAIALEKEIKPPRPLTHDLFKNFADRFDVVVKQVIIHKLVDGVFYSSIICERDKIEEIIDARTSDAIALALRFQAPIFTYKNILDQAGIYLKVNPKKDGEDDTESLLVDELVSDDVEMVGKETSYQDLSLDELNRMLDQAVGNEDYELAARIRDEISKRG, encoded by the coding sequence ATGAGTTTAGTTCGTCTGAACATAAAAGGAATATCTTACAGTCAAACCCAAAATGGCGCCTATGCATTGATTTTAAGCGAGGTAGATGGAGAAAGAAAATTACCAATTGTTATTGGAGCGTTCGAGGCGCAATCAATAGCGATTGCATTAGAAAAGGAGATTAAACCTCCTCGTCCCTTAACTCACGATCTATTTAAAAACTTCGCTGATCGATTTGATGTAGTCGTTAAACAAGTAATCATTCACAAGTTAGTGGATGGAGTTTTTTATTCAAGTATTATTTGCGAACGCGATAAGATTGAAGAAATTATTGATGCTAGAACAAGTGATGCTATCGCACTTGCGTTACGTTTTCAAGCACCGATTTTTACTTATAAAAATATCTTAGATCAAGCAGGTATTTATCTTAAAGTAAATCCTAAAAAGGATGGCGAAGATGATACTGAAAGTTTATTGGTTGATGAATTAGTCTCAGATGATGTAGAAATGGTTGGTAAAGAAACCAGTTATCAAGATTTATCTCTAGACGAATTGAATCGCATGTTGGATCAAGCTGTTGGCAATGAGGATTATGAATTAGCAGCTAGAATAAGAGATGAAATTTCAAAACGAGGTTAG
- a CDS encoding electron transfer flavoprotein subunit alpha/FixB family protein, whose translation MSVLVYTESEGGKFKKAAFEVASYAKEIANMLGTTVTAVSVNVENSSDLGTYGVDKVLEIKNDKLATFNAKAYADSLKQAAEKEGAKVVVVSSSADSKFLASMLAVNLNAGYASNVVALPESVAPFTVKRTAFTNKAFNITEISTDVKIVGLSNNAFGLKETQGAATAEGFDPSLSDADFGVNVTSVDKATDKVSIADAEVVVSGGRGLKGPENWGMIEELADVLGAATACSKPVSDMGWRPHGEHVGQTGKPVATNLYIAVGISGAIQHLAGINSSKVKVVINNDPEAPFFKAADYGIVGDAFEVVPQLIEKLKEFKANNA comes from the coding sequence ATGTCAGTTTTAGTATACACAGAAAGTGAAGGAGGCAAATTTAAGAAAGCTGCTTTTGAGGTTGCATCTTATGCAAAAGAAATAGCAAATATGCTAGGTACTACTGTTACCGCAGTTAGTGTTAACGTAGAGAATAGTAGTGATCTTGGAACATATGGAGTAGATAAAGTTTTAGAAATTAAAAACGATAAGCTTGCTACGTTTAATGCAAAAGCATATGCAGATTCATTGAAGCAAGCTGCGGAAAAAGAAGGAGCAAAAGTTGTAGTGGTTAGTTCTAGTGCAGATAGTAAGTTTTTAGCTTCTATGTTGGCTGTTAATCTTAATGCGGGATATGCTTCTAATGTTGTTGCATTACCTGAAAGTGTAGCTCCTTTTACTGTAAAAAGAACAGCTTTTACGAATAAAGCGTTTAATATTACAGAGATTTCTACAGATGTAAAAATAGTAGGATTATCTAATAATGCATTTGGATTAAAAGAAACTCAAGGTGCTGCGACAGCAGAAGGTTTTGATCCATCATTATCAGATGCCGATTTTGGTGTTAATGTAACATCAGTAGATAAGGCAACGGATAAAGTGTCTATCGCGGATGCGGAAGTTGTGGTTTCTGGAGGTAGAGGGCTTAAAGGGCCTGAAAATTGGGGAATGATAGAGGAGTTAGCTGATGTTCTTGGAGCTGCTACTGCTTGTTCTAAACCTGTAAGTGATATGGGTTGGAGGCCTCACGGAGAACACGTAGGACAAACAGGAAAACCGGTTGCAACCAATCTGTATATTGCGGTTGGGATCTCTGGAGCAATTCAACATCTTGCAGGAATTAATTCTAGTAAAGTAAAAGTAGTAATCAATAATGATCCAGAAGCACCTTTCTTTAAGGCTGCAGATTATGGTATTGTTGGTGATGCCTTTGAGGTAGTACCTCAGTTAATTGAAAAATTAAAGGAATTTAAGGCGAATAACGCATAA
- a CDS encoding electron transfer flavoprotein subunit beta/FixA family protein: MKILVCISHVPDTTSKINFTEGDTKFDTNGVQFVINPNDEFGLTRAMWFKEKQGASVDVVNVGGAETEPTLRKALAIGADNAIRVNTEATDGFYVAKQLAKVVQDGGYDLVIAGRESIDYNGGMVPGMLAALTGANFVNTCIGLEIEGDTATAVREIDGGKETSTTTLPLVVGGQKGLVEESDLRIPNMRGIMMARKKPLTVIEAVEATQETKAVKFEKPAPKGDVTLVSPDNVGQLVELLHNEAKAI; this comes from the coding sequence ATGAAGATATTAGTTTGTATTAGCCATGTGCCGGACACTACTTCTAAAATTAATTTTACCGAAGGAGATACAAAGTTTGACACAAATGGAGTACAGTTTGTAATTAATCCTAATGATGAGTTTGGATTAACGCGCGCTATGTGGTTTAAAGAAAAACAAGGTGCATCTGTTGATGTTGTAAATGTTGGAGGAGCAGAAACTGAACCTACTTTAAGAAAAGCTTTAGCTATTGGAGCAGATAATGCAATTAGAGTTAATACAGAAGCTACGGATGGTTTTTATGTGGCAAAACAACTGGCTAAAGTTGTGCAAGATGGGGGATATGATCTTGTAATTGCAGGAAGAGAGTCTATCGATTATAATGGCGGTATGGTGCCAGGTATGTTAGCTGCACTAACAGGAGCTAATTTTGTAAATACTTGTATTGGATTAGAGATAGAGGGAGATACTGCTACTGCAGTTCGTGAGATTGATGGAGGAAAAGAAACTTCGACAACTACATTACCACTTGTAGTAGGTGGTCAAAAAGGGTTGGTAGAAGAAAGTGATCTTCGAATTCCTAATATGAGAGGAATTATGATGGCTCGTAAAAAACCGCTTACCGTTATAGAAGCTGTAGAGGCTACACAAGAGACAAAAGCTGTTAAGTTCGAAAAACCAGCTCCAAAAGGAGATGTAACTTTGGTTTCTCCTGATAATGTAGGTCAATTAGTTGAGTTATTACATAACGAAGCTAAAGCAATATAA
- a CDS encoding pyruvate dehydrogenase complex E1 component subunit beta, whose amino-acid sequence MKTIQFREAICEAMSEEMRRDESIYLMGEEVAEYNGAYKASKGMLDEFGPDRVIDTPISELGFSGIGVGSAMNGNRPIIEFMTFNFSLVGIDQIINNAAKMRQMSGGQFNIPIVFRGPTASAGQLGATHSQAFENWFANTPGLKVVIPSNPKDAKGLLKSAIRDNDPVIFMESEQMYGDKGEVPEGEYTIPLGVAETIREGADVTIVSFGKIIKEAVKAADELAKENIACEIIDLRTVRPLDLDAIFTSVKKTNRLVILEEAWPLANIASEITYQVQSNIFDYLDAPVIKINTADTPTPYSPVLFEEWLPNSKDVVKAVKKVMYK is encoded by the coding sequence ATGAAAACGATACAATTCAGAGAAGCAATTTGCGAAGCAATGAGCGAAGAAATGCGCCGAGATGAATCTATTTATCTTATGGGTGAAGAAGTAGCTGAGTACAATGGAGCTTATAAAGCTAGTAAAGGTATGCTTGATGAGTTTGGCCCAGATAGAGTTATTGACACTCCAATATCTGAGCTAGGTTTTTCTGGTATAGGGGTTGGTAGTGCTATGAATGGTAATCGTCCGATCATAGAATTTATGACTTTCAACTTTTCATTAGTTGGAATTGACCAAATCATTAATAACGCTGCAAAAATGCGTCAAATGAGTGGTGGACAATTTAATATTCCTATCGTATTTAGAGGACCTACTGCATCTGCTGGACAACTAGGTGCTACACACTCTCAGGCTTTTGAAAACTGGTTTGCAAATACTCCAGGACTAAAAGTAGTAATCCCTTCTAACCCTAAAGACGCTAAAGGTTTATTAAAATCTGCTATCCGTGATAATGACCCAGTTATTTTCATGGAAAGTGAGCAAATGTATGGAGATAAAGGTGAAGTACCCGAAGGAGAATACACAATCCCACTTGGTGTTGCAGAAACTATTAGAGAAGGTGCTGATGTAACCATCGTGTCTTTTGGTAAAATTATCAAAGAAGCCGTAAAAGCTGCAGATGAACTTGCAAAAGAAAACATCGCCTGCGAAATTATAGATCTTAGAACTGTACGCCCTCTAGACTTGGATGCTATTTTTACTTCAGTAAAAAAGACAAATCGACTTGTTATTCTAGAAGAAGCTTGGCCATTAGCAAATATTGCATCTGAAATAACGTATCAGGTTCAATCTAATATTTTTGACTATTTAGATGCTCCTGTCATAAAAATAAATACAGCTGATACTCCAACACCTTATTCACCGGTTTTATTTGAAGAATGGTTACCAAACAGTAAAGATGTTGTTAAAGCTGTCAAAAAAGTAATGTATAAATAA
- a CDS encoding DUF5686 and carboxypeptidase-like regulatory domain-containing protein, giving the protein MRYWVLGFLFFAFSNSFVFAQTKVSGYVYDSNKQSVPFANIVFVNSTIGTITDENGKFYMESDQNHSNIKVSFIGFETKTIKLSKRTTYNMEVVLEEEAASLDEVVIYKGKTSKKNNPAIDILRKIWDNRRENGVKKFKQYNYDKYEKLEFDLNTIDSALVNSRIFNGMEFIFEDIDTSRITGKTYLPIFLNEAISKVYGDNELNELKEVLKGNKNAGFSDNQTLIAFVKDLYSDYDIYDNYLKFFDKSFTSPLSRTGINVYNYVLSDSAYIGNKWCYNIIYYPRRKNELTFKGDFWVNDTTWAIKEINLEVTKSANINWVKDLYIEQEFDVLNDSIFLITKDYFQSDFAFNKKEKSRGMYGKRTTLYDNYKFDQKKDKKFYQSQVDPYNQDIYNRDDSFWSNARMEDLNKDEQKVYKLLDTLRTVKAFKRLYNVGTILATGYVEFNGWDFGPLFSTVGYNTIEGFRLRAGGRTYFTANDRWRIEGYGAYGFRDNKFKYGISGKYLVDRKSRLIVSAGNRRDVEQLGASLTNTNDVEGRSLASSSIVATGDNSRLTSINLSAFSMQIEPRKNFTIGVTGSYRTLKPADDDLFSLDFFDPETGEIKSEIKQAEIATTLAYYPGRKTTGYGVDKITVNDGDYAQLFLNYSLGLDHILESDFEYQKLQFFYRQPWNIGGFGVLSSSLEVGKTFGEVPLGLLSVVPGNQTYLSIQNTFPLLNFYEFVTDTYAAVHIEHNFNGRIFSRIPLLRKLNLRELVGVRGVWGELSDENIALDASGFLQTVGAPDEEIYWEYSLGVGNIFKVFRIDFHFRGNYFDNPDARDFGVTGSFGFYF; this is encoded by the coding sequence ATGAGATATTGGGTTTTAGGGTTTTTATTTTTTGCATTTAGCAACTCCTTCGTTTTCGCACAAACTAAAGTAAGTGGTTATGTTTATGATAGCAATAAACAATCTGTTCCATTTGCAAATATTGTTTTCGTTAATTCAACTATTGGAACTATCACAGATGAAAATGGTAAGTTCTATATGGAATCTGATCAAAATCACAGTAATATTAAAGTCTCTTTTATCGGTTTTGAAACAAAAACAATAAAACTTTCCAAACGTACTACTTACAATATGGAAGTTGTATTAGAAGAGGAAGCGGCTTCATTAGATGAAGTTGTTATTTATAAAGGAAAAACCTCTAAAAAAAACAACCCCGCGATAGATATACTTCGTAAAATTTGGGATAACAGAAGAGAGAATGGTGTTAAAAAGTTTAAGCAGTATAATTATGATAAATACGAAAAACTTGAATTCGATTTAAATACCATAGATAGCGCCTTAGTTAATAGTAGAATTTTTAATGGAATGGAGTTTATTTTCGAAGATATTGATACTTCGAGAATTACCGGTAAAACCTATCTCCCAATCTTTCTTAACGAAGCAATTTCTAAAGTTTACGGTGACAATGAACTCAATGAACTTAAAGAGGTTTTAAAAGGTAATAAAAATGCAGGTTTTAGTGATAATCAAACGCTTATAGCATTTGTAAAAGATTTATATTCTGATTATGATATCTATGACAATTACCTAAAGTTTTTTGACAAAAGTTTTACTAGTCCTCTTTCTAGAACTGGAATCAATGTATATAATTATGTCTTATCAGATAGCGCTTATATAGGGAATAAATGGTGTTATAATATTATCTACTACCCTAGAAGAAAAAACGAACTTACTTTTAAGGGAGATTTTTGGGTAAATGACACTACTTGGGCAATCAAAGAAATTAACCTAGAAGTTACAAAAAGTGCTAACATCAACTGGGTAAAAGACCTATACATCGAACAAGAATTTGACGTTCTCAACGATTCTATTTTCCTTATTACCAAAGATTATTTTCAATCAGATTTTGCCTTTAACAAAAAGGAGAAATCTCGAGGAATGTATGGTAAAAGAACTACACTTTATGACAACTACAAATTTGATCAAAAGAAAGATAAAAAATTCTACCAGAGCCAAGTAGATCCATATAATCAGGATATCTACAATAGAGATGATTCTTTTTGGTCTAACGCGAGAATGGAAGATCTTAATAAGGATGAACAAAAGGTATACAAGCTACTAGACACACTTAGAACAGTAAAAGCCTTTAAAAGACTTTATAATGTAGGTACCATATTAGCTACAGGTTATGTAGAATTTAATGGATGGGATTTTGGTCCTTTATTCTCTACCGTAGGGTATAACACAATTGAAGGGTTTAGATTAAGAGCTGGAGGTCGTACATATTTTACTGCAAATGATCGATGGAGGATAGAAGGATATGGAGCTTACGGTTTTAGAGATAATAAATTTAAATATGGAATTTCAGGAAAATATCTAGTAGATAGAAAGTCTAGATTAATAGTTTCAGCTGGAAATCGAAGAGATGTAGAACAATTAGGAGCTAGCCTAACTAACACAAACGATGTAGAAGGACGAAGTTTAGCGTCTTCATCCATAGTTGCTACAGGTGATAATAGTAGATTAACCTCTATAAATCTATCAGCTTTTTCGATGCAAATAGAGCCTCGAAAGAATTTCACTATAGGAGTCACTGGATCATATAGAACTTTAAAACCAGCAGATGATGATCTATTTAGTCTTGACTTTTTCGACCCTGAAACTGGCGAAATAAAATCTGAAATTAAGCAAGCAGAAATAGCTACTACGCTGGCCTATTATCCAGGACGTAAAACAACCGGATATGGTGTAGATAAAATAACGGTAAATGACGGCGACTATGCACAACTATTTCTTAACTATTCTTTAGGATTAGATCATATCTTAGAAAGTGATTTTGAGTATCAAAAACTTCAATTCTTCTATAGGCAACCATGGAACATTGGTGGCTTTGGTGTTCTTAGTAGCTCTTTAGAAGTAGGTAAAACTTTTGGAGAAGTACCATTAGGACTGCTAAGTGTAGTACCTGGTAATCAGACATACTTATCAATTCAAAATACATTTCCGTTATTAAATTTCTACGAATTTGTTACAGATACTTATGCTGCTGTACATATTGAACATAATTTTAATGGTAGAATTTTTTCCAGAATACCATTATTGAGAAAATTAAATTTACGAGAACTTGTTGGTGTTCGAGGAGTTTGGGGTGAACTATCTGATGAAAACATTGCATTAGATGCCTCTGGTTTCTTACAGACCGTAGGTGCACCAGATGAAGAAATTTATTGGGAATATAGTTTAGGTGTTGGAAATATATTTAAAGTATTCAGAATTGATTTTCACTTTAGAGGAAATTACTTCGATAACCCTGATGCTCGTGATTTTGGAGTAACAGGATCTTTCGGGTTCTATTTCTAA
- a CDS encoding inorganic diphosphatase — MSAANRESFDVLIEIPKGSRNKYEYDFDIKKIRYDRMIFSSMMYPADYGFIPETLALDGDPLDVLVLVTEPTFPGCVMEVKPIGVFHMTDEKGPDEKIICVPVADPIASRLADLKEMNPHLIKEIEHFFQVYKDLEEKKVDVGGWGNIDEAREIIKACVKRFEDMPNKPKGLFSIH, encoded by the coding sequence ATGAGCGCAGCAAATCGCGAAAGTTTCGATGTACTAATCGAAATTCCAAAAGGAAGCCGAAATAAATATGAATACGATTTTGATATAAAAAAGATCCGCTACGATCGCATGATCTTTTCTTCTATGATGTATCCAGCAGATTATGGATTTATCCCAGAAACTTTAGCATTAGATGGTGACCCACTTGATGTTCTAGTATTGGTAACAGAACCTACATTTCCTGGATGTGTAATGGAAGTTAAACCAATAGGTGTTTTTCATATGACCGATGAAAAAGGTCCAGATGAAAAAATCATTTGTGTACCTGTGGCAGATCCTATCGCTAGTCGTTTAGCCGATCTAAAAGAAATGAATCCACACCTTATAAAAGAAATAGAACATTTCTTCCAAGTATACAAGGATTTAGAAGAGAAAAAAGTAGATGTTGGTGGCTGGGGAAATATAGATGAAGCCAGAGAAATCATCAAAGCCTGTGTAAAACGTTTTGAGGATATGCCAAATAAACCAAAAGGTTTATTCAGTATTCACTAA
- a CDS encoding sodium-translocating pyrophosphatase: MESNMIYMPIVLALLGLIYMLVKKSWVMKQDAGDGKMKEISDHIYEGALAFLNAEYKLLAIFVVIVSVLLTIVSFVVPTTHWLIVIAFIFGAVFSAFAGNIGMKIATKTNVRTTQAARSSLPNALKISFGGGTVMGLGVAGLAVLGLTAFFIVFFHYFMGGQWTNTSDMTVVLETLAGFSLGAESIALFARVGGGIYTKAADVGADLVGKVEAGIPEDDPRNPATIADNVGDNVGDVAGMGADLFGSYVATVLAAMVLGNYIIKDMGGNIVSEGFDGIGPVLLPVAIAGAGIIISIIGTMLVKIKSNDAKEAQVMGALNIGNWTSIALVAASCFALCTYMLPETMKMEFFGEGLIDISSMRVFYATLVGLFVGGVISAVTEYYTGLGKKPILEIVQKSSTGAGTNIIAGLATGMISTFSSVLLFAGAIWASYAFAGFYGVAMAASAMMATTAMQLAIDAFGPIADNAGGIAEMSEQEPIVRERTDILDSVGNTTAATGKGFAIASAALTSLALFAAYVTFTEIDGINIFKAPVLAMLFVGGMVPVVFSALAMNAVGKAAMEMVYEVRRQFKEIPGIMEGTGKPEYDKCVAISTKASLREMMLPGLLTIGFPLAIAFIPMIFGMNNQAIAEMLGGYMAGVTVSGVLWAIFQNNAGGAWDNAKKSFEAGVEINGEMTYKGSDAHKAAVTGDTVGDPFKDTSGPSMNILIKLTCLIGLVIAPILGGHTSETAVATNEIEVIETTSSSDKTGKLIQVEMNMDGDIANAKVTITKTVNGKTSTEVKKLNGTEKDVKIKIEEIKASIK; encoded by the coding sequence ATGGAATCAAATATGATTTATATGCCAATTGTTTTGGCATTATTAGGGCTTATTTATATGCTGGTTAAAAAATCTTGGGTAATGAAACAAGATGCCGGTGATGGAAAAATGAAAGAAATTTCAGATCATATATACGAAGGAGCCTTAGCTTTCCTAAATGCAGAGTACAAATTACTTGCAATATTTGTAGTAATAGTAAGTGTATTACTTACTATTGTATCTTTTGTAGTACCAACTACTCATTGGTTAATTGTTATTGCTTTTATATTTGGAGCGGTTTTCTCTGCTTTTGCAGGTAATATAGGGATGAAAATTGCTACCAAAACCAATGTAAGAACTACACAAGCGGCTCGTAGTAGTTTACCAAATGCATTAAAGATTTCTTTTGGTGGAGGTACGGTAATGGGTCTTGGTGTTGCTGGTTTAGCAGTTTTAGGATTAACTGCGTTTTTTATTGTCTTTTTTCATTATTTTATGGGAGGACAATGGACCAACACATCTGATATGACTGTTGTTCTAGAAACTTTAGCAGGATTCTCCTTAGGAGCTGAATCTATTGCTTTGTTTGCTCGTGTTGGTGGAGGAATTTACACCAAAGCTGCAGATGTAGGAGCGGATTTAGTTGGAAAAGTAGAAGCAGGAATCCCAGAAGATGATCCTCGTAATCCTGCTACTATTGCAGATAACGTTGGAGATAATGTTGGAGATGTTGCTGGTATGGGTGCAGATTTATTTGGTTCCTACGTAGCTACAGTATTAGCAGCGATGGTACTAGGTAATTATATCATTAAAGATATGGGAGGAAATATCGTTAGCGAAGGATTTGATGGAATTGGACCTGTTTTATTACCCGTTGCAATAGCAGGAGCTGGAATTATTATTTCTATTATCGGAACGATGCTCGTAAAAATAAAAAGTAACGATGCCAAAGAAGCTCAAGTTATGGGGGCTCTTAACATAGGAAACTGGACATCTATAGCATTAGTTGCCGCCTCTTGTTTTGCTTTATGTACATATATGCTTCCTGAAACTATGAAAATGGAATTTTTCGGAGAAGGTTTAATTGATATTTCTTCAATGCGTGTATTTTATGCCACATTGGTTGGTCTTTTTGTAGGAGGAGTTATTTCTGCAGTTACCGAATATTATACCGGTTTAGGTAAAAAACCTATATTAGAAATTGTGCAAAAATCAAGTACTGGAGCGGGGACTAACATTATCGCTGGTCTAGCTACGGGTATGATCTCCACTTTTTCCTCCGTTTTATTATTTGCCGGAGCTATTTGGGCTTCATACGCTTTTGCTGGATTTTATGGAGTAGCTATGGCTGCATCCGCTATGATGGCTACGACAGCAATGCAATTAGCAATTGATGCTTTTGGACCTATTGCTGATAATGCCGGAGGGATTGCAGAAATGAGTGAACAAGAACCAATCGTAAGAGAACGAACTGATATTTTAGACTCAGTAGGAAATACAACAGCTGCAACTGGAAAAGGATTTGCTATTGCATCTGCAGCGTTAACCTCCTTAGCCCTATTTGCTGCATATGTAACATTTACAGAAATTGACGGAATCAACATCTTTAAAGCACCTGTATTAGCAATGTTATTTGTTGGTGGAATGGTGCCTGTAGTATTCTCTGCCTTAGCTATGAATGCGGTAGGAAAAGCTGCAATGGAAATGGTATATGAAGTGCGTCGACAATTTAAAGAGATACCCGGAATTATGGAAGGAACTGGGAAACCGGAATATGACAAATGTGTTGCAATCTCGACAAAAGCGTCCTTGAGAGAAATGATGTTACCTGGATTACTAACTATAGGATTTCCATTAGCAATTGCTTTTATTCCCATGATTTTTGGAATGAATAATCAGGCTATAGCAGAAATGTTAGGTGGATATATGGCCGGAGTTACAGTTTCTGGTGTTTTATGGGCTATATTCCAAAATAACGCCGGTGGAGCTTGGGATAATGCTAAAAAATCATTTGAAGCAGGTGTAGAAATAAATGGAGAAATGACTTATAAAGGTTCCGATGCTCATAAAGCAGCCGTAACTGGAGATACTGTTGGAGATCCTTTTAAAGATACTTCTGGACCTTCTATGAACATCTTAATAAAATTAACATGTCTAATCGGTCTTGTAATTGCACCTATTCTTGGTGGACATACTTCTGAAACCGCTGTTGCGACCAATGAAATAGAAGTTATAGAAACAACATCTTCTTCTGATAAAACGGGAAAATTAATTCAAGTTGAAATGAACATGGATGGTGATATTGCAAATGCTAAAGTTACTATAACCAAAACAGTCAATGGAAAAACTTCTACCGAAGTAAAAAAACTTAATGGGACAGAGAAAGATGTAAAGATTAAAATTGAAGAAATAAAAGCTTCAATAAAGTAA